Proteins encoded in a region of the Candidatus Zixiibacteriota bacterium genome:
- a CDS encoding TlpA family protein disulfide reductase codes for MRIKTLAIIAIILSLTTLAFGQTKKGQKAPDFTLTDMDGNNITLSDVVGNGPVYINFWATWCAPCKKEIPELIKLYDEYKDRGFKILGITVDNARTLGKVKSFVESHNMDFTILLDSDSEVFRRKFKGRGIPFGFLLDNEGRIIHIVRGYIPSLVSTLTAKMKPFLLSDDENPPEDDSIEDNSPKEEPAPESTTPSEE; via the coding sequence GTGAGAATAAAAACATTAGCAATCATTGCAATCATTCTGTCATTAACAACATTAGCATTCGGTCAAACAAAGAAAGGTCAGAAGGCTCCTGATTTTACTCTTACCGATATGGATGGAAATAATATCACTTTGTCGGATGTGGTTGGTAATGGGCCGGTTTATATAAATTTCTGGGCGACCTGGTGCGCTCCATGCAAGAAAGAAATACCGGAACTTATCAAGCTTTATGATGAATACAAAGACCGCGGATTCAAGATTTTAGGCATTACCGTTGATAATGCCCGTACTCTTGGCAAGGTTAAATCATTTGTTGAAAGCCATAACATGGATTTTACAATTCTATTAGACAGCGATAGCGAGGTTTTCAGAAGGAAATTTAAAGGCAGAGGCATCCCCTTCGGCTTCCTGCTTGATAACGAGGGGAGAATTATTCATATAGTCAGAGGATACATTCCCAGCCTGGTCAGTACATTGACAGCTAAAATGAAGCCGTTTTTATTATCAGATGATGAGAATCCGCCGGAGGATGATTCGATAGAAGATAATTCGCCAAAGGAAGAGCCTGCCCCTGAATCAACAACACCCTCTGAAGAATAA